In Arthrobacter sp. PAMC25284, a single genomic region encodes these proteins:
- a CDS encoding carbohydrate ABC transporter permease has translation MSITNPAHAVTAGTESTTPAGTGIAGHPRKNKKPAKRHYGIHIFLTVLAAIWLVPLLWTIFTSLRPKADTDKYGYFSLEGAFNFDNFIRAWTQGGFAQYAWNSALITIPSVILILFFASMMAFAVSRVNWKFNITLLIMFTAGNLLPPQVLAAPLFQMFKLTELPYSVSDSGSLLNTYIGVIAVDTAFQIGFVTFVLSNYMKALSHELTEAALVDGAGIWRQYWEIILPLCRPALAAMGTLEVIFVYNDFFWPLLFLQSGDRLPLTTAVNNLQGQFLSDYNLIAAGAMITAIPALVIYLLLQKHFVAGLTLGSSKG, from the coding sequence ATGAGCATCACAAACCCGGCCCATGCCGTCACCGCCGGCACGGAATCAACCACGCCCGCAGGAACCGGCATCGCCGGGCACCCCCGCAAGAATAAGAAGCCCGCGAAGCGCCACTACGGCATCCACATCTTCCTGACCGTGCTCGCCGCCATCTGGCTCGTCCCGCTGCTCTGGACCATCTTCACCTCGCTCCGTCCCAAGGCGGACACTGACAAGTACGGCTACTTCAGCCTCGAAGGCGCCTTCAACTTCGACAACTTCATCCGGGCCTGGACCCAGGGCGGGTTCGCGCAGTACGCCTGGAACTCCGCCCTGATCACTATCCCGTCTGTCATCCTGATCCTGTTCTTCGCCTCGATGATGGCGTTCGCGGTCAGCAGGGTCAACTGGAAGTTCAACATCACCCTCCTGATCATGTTCACAGCAGGCAACCTGCTGCCGCCACAGGTCCTCGCCGCGCCGCTGTTCCAGATGTTCAAACTCACCGAACTTCCCTACAGCGTCAGCGACTCCGGGAGCCTGCTGAACACCTACATCGGCGTCATCGCCGTGGACACCGCCTTCCAGATCGGCTTCGTCACCTTCGTGCTCTCCAACTACATGAAGGCCCTCTCCCACGAACTGACCGAGGCCGCCCTCGTCGACGGCGCCGGCATCTGGCGCCAGTACTGGGAAATCATCCTTCCCTTGTGCCGGCCCGCCCTGGCCGCCATGGGAACCCTCGAAGTCATCTTCGTGTACAACGACTTCTTCTGGCCCCTGCTGTTCCTGCAGAGCGGAGACCGCCTGCCGCTCACCACGGCGGTCAACAACCTCCAGGGCCAGTTCCTCTCCGACTACAACCTGATCGCAGCCGGCGCCATGATCACGGCCATCCCCGCACTTGTGATCTATCTGCTGCTCCAGAAGCACTTCGTGGCCGGCCTGACCCTGGGCTCCAGCAAAGGATAA
- a CDS encoding carbohydrate ABC transporter permease: MTTSTDKSPARAQRPAAAPAGRVKRLSRRDKWVLAFMVGLPTLIQLTLVWIPTLLSAALSFTRWNGLSLKDIQPAGTDNYEFVAQNYPPFWPAVQNNVLWLVFLALIATPLGLLLAILLDQNIRGSKIYQSIFFTPVMLSLALVGVIWQLFYNRDSGLLNFLLGTAGTPEAVDWFGDSSVNIWAALIAATWRHAGYVMILYLAGLKGVDPTLREAAQIDGANAVQTFFRIIFPAMRPVNIIIIVITLIESLRAFDIVYVINRGTNGLELISALVIQNLVGEGQVIGVGSALAVILLVISLVPITFYLSRAFGKDKEA, translated from the coding sequence GTGACTACATCAACCGATAAGAGCCCCGCCCGGGCGCAGCGGCCTGCCGCCGCCCCGGCGGGGCGGGTCAAGCGGCTGTCGCGCCGCGACAAGTGGGTCCTGGCCTTCATGGTGGGCCTGCCCACCCTGATCCAGCTGACGCTGGTCTGGATCCCGACGCTCCTCTCCGCAGCCCTGTCCTTCACCCGTTGGAACGGCCTGAGCCTGAAAGACATCCAACCTGCGGGAACGGACAACTACGAGTTCGTAGCGCAGAACTATCCCCCGTTCTGGCCGGCAGTCCAGAACAACGTGCTCTGGCTGGTCTTCCTCGCCCTCATCGCCACGCCGCTGGGCCTGCTCCTGGCGATCCTGCTGGACCAGAACATCCGCGGCAGCAAGATCTACCAGAGCATTTTCTTCACTCCGGTGATGCTCTCGCTGGCCCTGGTCGGCGTCATCTGGCAGCTTTTCTACAACCGGGACAGCGGGCTCCTGAACTTCCTCCTCGGCACCGCCGGCACACCCGAGGCCGTTGACTGGTTCGGCGACTCATCCGTCAACATCTGGGCCGCCCTGATCGCGGCGACGTGGCGCCACGCGGGCTACGTCATGATCCTCTACTTGGCCGGACTCAAGGGTGTCGACCCCACGCTCCGGGAAGCAGCACAGATCGACGGCGCCAACGCCGTCCAGACCTTCTTCCGGATCATCTTCCCGGCCATGCGCCCGGTCAACATCATCATCATCGTCATCACACTGATCGAGTCGCTCCGCGCCTTCGACATCGTCTACGTCATCAACCGCGGCACCAACGGCCTGGAACTCATCAGCGCCCTGGTGATCCAGAACCTCGTCGGCGAGGGCCAGGTGATCGGCGTCGGGTCTGCCCTGGCCGTCATCCTCCTGGTCATCTCTCTGGTCCCCATCACTTTCTACCTGTCCCGCGCCTTCGGAAAGGACAAAGAGGCATGA
- a CDS encoding ABC transporter substrate-binding protein, producing the protein MTVPEDALRTASTRSGLNRRTLLKTIGVGAVAMAGIPALAACTGGGGGAAGGSQAVTFGSGSSDAVPQAAYKAVTDAFTKKAGVEVRTNVVPHNDFQNKINTYLQGSPDDTFTWFSGYRMQYYADKGLLAPIDDVWEKVGGNYSEAMKKASTGLDGKMYFIPNYNYPWGFFYRKSLWAEKGYEVPTTFDELLTLSKKMQGDGLIPIEFADKDGWPAMGTFDYINMRLNGYQFHMDLTAHKESWDQKKVSDVFDTWKAMLPYQNPNALGMTWQDSAKNIGDKKSGMYLLGSFLTQQYTDQAIADDIDFFPFPEIAMEGRDAVEAPIDGLLLTKKGGENQSARDFMAYVGTPEGQDVYQSVDTANIAAAKGADTSSYSPLTKKMADVIANAKSISQFFDRDALPAMANNVMIPALQTFIKDGTVDVKNLEAQAASLYAAQ; encoded by the coding sequence ATGACCGTTCCCGAAGACGCCCTGCGCACTGCATCCACCCGCAGCGGACTGAACCGACGGACCCTGCTGAAGACCATCGGCGTGGGCGCCGTAGCCATGGCCGGCATCCCCGCCCTCGCGGCCTGCACCGGCGGCGGAGGCGGCGCTGCAGGCGGCAGCCAGGCCGTAACGTTCGGTTCCGGCTCGTCCGACGCCGTCCCCCAGGCCGCTTACAAGGCCGTTACGGACGCGTTCACGAAGAAGGCCGGCGTCGAGGTCCGCACCAACGTGGTCCCCCACAACGACTTCCAGAACAAGATCAACACCTATCTGCAGGGCAGCCCGGATGACACGTTCACCTGGTTCTCCGGTTACCGCATGCAGTACTACGCGGACAAGGGTCTGCTCGCCCCGATCGACGACGTCTGGGAAAAGGTCGGCGGCAACTACTCCGAGGCAATGAAAAAGGCCTCCACCGGCCTCGACGGCAAGATGTACTTCATCCCGAACTACAACTACCCTTGGGGCTTCTTCTACCGCAAGAGCCTCTGGGCCGAGAAGGGCTACGAAGTCCCCACGACGTTTGACGAGCTGCTCACCCTGTCCAAGAAGATGCAGGGCGACGGGCTCATCCCGATCGAATTCGCGGACAAGGACGGCTGGCCCGCCATGGGCACGTTCGACTACATCAACATGCGCCTCAACGGCTACCAGTTCCACATGGACCTCACCGCGCACAAAGAATCCTGGGACCAGAAGAAGGTCAGCGACGTCTTCGATACCTGGAAGGCCATGCTGCCCTACCAGAACCCGAACGCCCTGGGCATGACCTGGCAGGACTCCGCCAAGAACATCGGCGACAAGAAGTCCGGCATGTACCTGCTCGGCTCCTTCCTGACCCAGCAGTACACGGACCAGGCCATCGCCGACGACATCGATTTCTTCCCGTTCCCGGAAATCGCGATGGAAGGCCGCGACGCCGTCGAGGCCCCGATTGACGGCCTGCTGCTGACCAAGAAGGGCGGCGAGAACCAGTCTGCCCGTGACTTCATGGCCTACGTCGGCACGCCTGAAGGCCAGGACGTCTACCAGTCGGTCGACACCGCCAACATCGCGGCCGCCAAGGGCGCTGACACGTCCAGCTACTCGCCGCTGACCAAAAAGATGGCCGACGTCATCGCCAATGCCAAGAGCATCAGCCAGTTCTTCGACCGCGATGCCCTGCCCGCCATGGCAAACAACGTGATGATCCCGGCACTGCAGACCTTCATCAAGGACGGCACCGTCGACGTCAAGAACCTGGAAGCCCAGGCTGCATCGCTTTACGCCGCCCAGTAA